In Symmachiella dynata, the following are encoded in one genomic region:
- a CDS encoding DUF1501 domain-containing protein has product MFSQQDKLTPCGRTRREFLWQAGGGFAGTALTGMLAADGFFDTPAVAGEAKVASPLAAKRPHFAARAKSVIFLFMYGGPSQVDLWDPKPELVKRDGEVMPNLDNDPLFKVRNPGKLLGSTRTFTPAGESGIPVSDLFPHVANCVDDIAVIRSMYADSFAHGSGLLQMNTGFVRQGNPSCGSWINYGLGTSNQNLPGYVVLLDHRGGPITGPPNWSSGYMPATYQGTQFRTTGAPIVDLRSSIGLSQQRQRDQLDLIGMLNQRHQQQRSGESDLQSRIDSYELAFRMQQHAPEAVDLSAESAATQSLYGLDDRQTEKFGRRCLMARRLVERGVRFVQVYSGGGHSEQTWDAHSNVNKNHEEHCRNTDRPVAGLLQDLKRRGLLDETLVVWTGEFGRTPTAQNGKGRDHSPRGFSAWMAGGGVKGGQTIGATDEFGFAAVENKVHVHDLHATILHLLGLDHELLTYFHGGRDMRLTDVEGRVVRELLA; this is encoded by the coding sequence ATGTTTTCACAACAGGACAAATTGACACCCTGTGGACGCACGCGACGGGAATTCCTGTGGCAGGCTGGGGGTGGGTTTGCTGGGACGGCGCTGACCGGCATGTTGGCCGCTGATGGGTTTTTCGATACGCCCGCTGTGGCTGGCGAGGCAAAAGTTGCATCTCCGTTGGCAGCCAAGCGGCCGCATTTTGCGGCGCGGGCGAAGTCGGTCATTTTCTTGTTCATGTATGGCGGTCCAAGCCAAGTCGACCTGTGGGATCCCAAGCCGGAACTCGTTAAACGCGACGGCGAGGTGATGCCCAACCTCGACAACGATCCGCTGTTCAAAGTCCGCAATCCCGGCAAACTGCTCGGCAGTACGCGAACCTTCACCCCCGCAGGGGAATCAGGTATCCCGGTTTCCGATCTGTTTCCACATGTCGCGAATTGCGTGGACGATATTGCCGTCATCCGTTCGATGTATGCCGATAGCTTTGCGCATGGCAGTGGTTTATTGCAAATGAATACCGGCTTCGTCCGGCAAGGGAATCCCAGTTGCGGTTCATGGATCAATTACGGACTGGGAACGTCGAATCAAAATCTGCCCGGTTATGTGGTGTTGCTCGATCATCGCGGGGGACCGATTACTGGCCCGCCGAATTGGAGTAGCGGCTATATGCCGGCGACCTATCAAGGGACGCAGTTCCGTACGACCGGTGCGCCGATTGTCGATTTGCGTTCTTCGATTGGACTTTCACAGCAACGACAGCGCGACCAACTCGACCTGATCGGAATGTTGAATCAACGGCATCAGCAACAGCGTTCGGGAGAGTCGGATCTACAATCACGGATTGATTCCTACGAGTTGGCCTTTCGCATGCAACAACACGCCCCCGAAGCGGTTGACCTGTCCGCTGAATCAGCAGCCACGCAGTCGCTGTACGGATTGGATGATCGACAGACAGAAAAATTCGGGCGACGCTGTTTGATGGCGCGGCGCTTGGTGGAACGCGGCGTGCGGTTCGTGCAGGTCTATTCCGGCGGCGGGCATTCCGAACAAACCTGGGACGCGCACAGCAACGTCAACAAAAACCATGAAGAGCATTGCCGCAACACCGATCGGCCGGTTGCCGGATTGTTGCAAGACCTGAAGCGGCGCGGCTTGTTGGACGAAACGCTCGTCGTCTGGACGGGGGAGTTCGGCCGCACACCGACAGCACAAAACGGCAAAGGCCGCGATCACAGTCCCCGCGGTTTTAGCGCCTGGATGGCCGGTGGCGGTGTCAAAGGGGGACAAACGATCGGCGCCACGGACGAATTTGGCTTTGCTGCTGTGGAAAACAAAGTCCACGTCCACGACCTACACGCCACGATCCTGCATCTGTTGGGGCTGGATCACGAGTTGCTGACCTATTTCCACGGCGGCCGCGACATGCGGTTGACCGATGTCGAAGGCCGCGTAGTCCGCGAGCTACTAGCGTAG
- a CDS encoding PQQ-binding-like beta-propeller repeat protein yields the protein MSELRKVSLLLLGILICTSPAMAQSGSRVGSGLIRRRILQQQGLTRAWWSQAVMNYRRDKLQHLTNDDKNVYAQSSNGILTTFDAESGRKKWATRIGSADAPGMPASSNDTHVFVWSAATLFMLDKESGKIVEQFDLPGQPSTSARADEEQIYIGFLDGSLYAFDIESGMVNWRYQTSKRILVPALPHSHTVLFASTNGILYSVDALTRDTVFQFESDSQITAPMAVFEDLVLLASEDYKLYALNINNGSQGWRSPFLSGERIKQAPVVIKNDVYLVPEHRGLYCLSAKTGDEHWYVEGIEKLLSLSPRRVYAVDRLNRLVILNRDTGAKVGGVPLGPATVHMTNDFTDRIYVATSSGTIVCLRETPRDLPHFHKNPEEQPLMPQFAPANAQAAAPATGDAPAADADANAAP from the coding sequence ATGTCGGAGTTGAGGAAAGTCAGCCTACTCCTGCTGGGGATCTTGATTTGCACATCGCCGGCTATGGCACAATCCGGTTCGCGTGTCGGATCGGGATTGATTCGTCGGCGAATTTTGCAACAGCAGGGACTGACCCGCGCTTGGTGGTCTCAGGCGGTGATGAATTATCGTCGCGACAAATTACAACACCTGACCAACGACGATAAAAACGTTTACGCTCAAAGTTCAAACGGAATCCTCACGACATTCGATGCGGAGTCGGGGCGAAAGAAATGGGCTACGCGGATTGGCAGCGCCGATGCTCCCGGAATGCCGGCCTCCTCGAATGATACCCATGTCTTCGTATGGAGCGCGGCAACGCTGTTCATGCTGGACAAGGAATCAGGCAAGATTGTCGAGCAGTTTGATCTGCCTGGGCAACCCAGTACCAGTGCCCGCGCGGACGAAGAACAAATTTATATCGGGTTCCTCGATGGCAGTTTATATGCCTTCGACATCGAATCGGGCATGGTCAATTGGCGGTACCAGACGAGCAAGCGAATTTTAGTTCCCGCATTGCCGCATTCGCACACAGTGCTATTCGCCAGCACCAACGGTATCCTGTATTCCGTCGATGCTTTGACACGTGATACCGTGTTTCAATTCGAATCGGACAGCCAAATCACGGCACCGATGGCGGTCTTTGAAGATCTCGTGCTGCTGGCATCGGAAGATTACAAGTTGTACGCCCTGAATATCAATAACGGCAGCCAAGGTTGGCGGTCGCCATTCCTATCCGGTGAACGGATCAAGCAGGCACCGGTCGTTATCAAAAACGATGTCTACCTCGTTCCGGAACATCGCGGACTGTATTGCCTGTCTGCCAAAACCGGCGACGAACATTGGTATGTGGAGGGGATTGAAAAACTATTGTCGCTCAGCCCACGGAGGGTCTACGCCGTCGATCGCCTCAACCGGTTGGTCATCCTCAACCGGGATACGGGTGCCAAGGTCGGCGGAGTTCCGCTGGGACCGGCGACAGTCCACATGACGAACGATTTCACCGACCGGATCTATGTCGCCACGTCGTCAGGCACGATTGTCTGTTTGCGGGAAACGCCGCGGGACTTGCCGCACTTCCATAAAAATCCGGAAGAACAACCGTTGATGCCACAATTCGCCCCCGCCAACGCACAAGCGGCCGCCCCGGCAACTGGAGATGCCCCGGCAGCGGATGCGGATGCCAACGCTGCACCTTAA
- a CDS encoding HEAT repeat domain-containing protein produces MKPRNGWTGWLNVVIVFLSCTAMARADVITLKNGGEIRGLIQKNPRTTSSKGRDVIVKTLSGSLVTVSKSEIESIQRRRLILEEYETQRRNTPDTVDGHWELAQWCRNQRLTRQRRTHLKRIVELNPQHEQARRSLGHQKYDGEWMSREEYMKSQGQVLYRGRYVFPQELEQIKQDELEKEGEREWHKKVKLWHAWITSDRTEQQKQAFQELSAITDTLAIPALSKRFRDSPHPALRELYISILGRMQSAESLQALLYQAIFDSQPNLREVAVTAIPETQTNTAITALVRGLKSELNLVVCRSATALALLGNDQVVPQLIDALVTTHRYRVVVPDNGANTIGFAANGGQAPLTSGLPPDVELQMMTGQLPYGAVVIPPNDPGAQMRQKTQIVKRTQRNGPVLEALKSLTDEDFSYNRPKWRLWWAEKNNNVGKP; encoded by the coding sequence ATGAAGCCTCGAAATGGTTGGACCGGCTGGCTGAACGTCGTCATCGTCTTTTTGTCCTGTACGGCCATGGCTCGCGCCGACGTGATTACGTTGAAGAACGGCGGAGAAATCCGCGGTTTGATTCAAAAGAACCCGCGCACAACCAGTTCCAAAGGTCGCGACGTCATCGTCAAAACCCTCAGCGGATCGTTGGTGACAGTCTCCAAGTCGGAGATTGAATCAATCCAGCGGCGGCGGCTGATTCTAGAAGAATACGAAACCCAGCGGCGCAATACGCCCGACACGGTCGACGGACATTGGGAACTGGCCCAGTGGTGCCGCAACCAGCGACTGACCCGCCAGCGCCGCACGCATTTGAAGCGGATCGTGGAATTGAATCCGCAACATGAACAGGCGCGCCGCAGTCTGGGCCATCAGAAGTACGACGGCGAATGGATGTCCCGCGAGGAGTATATGAAATCGCAAGGACAAGTCCTGTATCGCGGACGCTATGTTTTCCCCCAAGAACTGGAGCAAATCAAGCAGGACGAGCTGGAGAAAGAAGGGGAGCGCGAGTGGCATAAAAAAGTCAAACTGTGGCACGCTTGGATCACCAGTGACCGGACCGAGCAGCAAAAACAAGCATTTCAGGAATTGTCGGCGATCACGGATACGTTGGCGATCCCAGCGCTGTCGAAACGCTTTCGCGATTCGCCACACCCGGCGCTCCGCGAACTGTACATCAGCATTCTGGGGCGCATGCAGAGTGCAGAGTCCTTGCAAGCACTCTTGTATCAGGCGATTTTTGATAGCCAGCCAAATCTCCGCGAAGTTGCGGTCACCGCAATTCCCGAAACCCAAACCAATACAGCGATTACAGCGCTGGTCCGCGGTCTCAAGAGCGAACTCAACCTGGTTGTCTGCCGTTCGGCGACCGCTTTGGCATTGCTGGGCAATGACCAAGTTGTCCCACAGTTGATCGATGCCTTGGTCACGACGCACCGTTATCGCGTAGTCGTGCCCGACAACGGCGCCAACACAATTGGCTTTGCCGCCAACGGGGGGCAGGCGCCTCTCACGTCCGGTCTTCCCCCCGATGTCGAATTACAGATGATGACCGGCCAGCTTCCGTACGGTGCTGTGGTAATCCCGCCCAACGATCCCGGAGCGCAGATGCGTCAGAAAACGCAAATCGTCAAACGGACGCAAAGAAACGGACCCGTGCTTGAGGCGCTCAAGAGCTTGACGGATGAAGATTTTTCCTACAACCGTCCGAAGTGGCGCTTGTGGTGGGCGGAAAAAAACAATAACGTGGGCAAGCCGTAG
- a CDS encoding uracil-DNA glycosylase: protein MQAVGDEALKRILLQQLRGLQRAGVSGLPSTSATAAPAESTPQVSPTPKPTPTMPRRTASPKKGDQKQQLATLCSTVASCTRCQELAETRNQTVFGVGNPNAQVLFIGEAPGADEDEQGIPFVGRAGQLMDKIIEATQLKREDIYICNILKCRPPGNRNPSPVEAGNCREYLDGQLAIVNPEYIVCWGAVAAQNLLGTDVAIGKLRGTFHEHEGAKVLCTYHPSYLLRNPPMKKEVWKDMQMLMAELGLEAN from the coding sequence ATGCAAGCAGTAGGCGACGAGGCTCTAAAACGCATACTGCTTCAGCAATTGCGCGGACTGCAACGCGCGGGTGTCTCGGGACTGCCCTCTACTTCGGCCACCGCCGCTCCGGCGGAATCGACCCCTCAAGTATCGCCCACGCCAAAGCCCACACCGACTATGCCACGACGTACCGCTTCGCCGAAAAAGGGCGATCAAAAACAACAACTCGCCACACTCTGTAGCACGGTCGCCAGTTGCACGCGCTGCCAGGAGTTGGCCGAGACCCGCAATCAAACCGTGTTTGGCGTTGGTAACCCCAATGCCCAGGTGTTGTTCATCGGCGAGGCTCCCGGAGCAGATGAGGATGAACAAGGTATCCCCTTTGTCGGCCGGGCCGGGCAGTTGATGGACAAGATCATCGAAGCCACGCAGTTAAAGCGGGAGGATATCTATATATGCAACATTCTCAAATGCCGGCCGCCGGGAAACCGAAATCCCTCGCCGGTTGAGGCTGGAAACTGCCGCGAATACCTGGACGGACAACTCGCCATCGTCAATCCGGAATACATTGTTTGCTGGGGCGCCGTTGCTGCCCAGAATTTGTTGGGCACCGATGTGGCGATTGGAAAATTACGGGGCACCTTCCACGAACATGAAGGCGCCAAGGTGCTCTGCACCTATCATCCTTCCTATCTCTTGCGCAACCCGCCCATGAAGAAGGAAGTGTGGAAAGATATGCAGATGTTGATGGCTGAACTGGGGTTAGAAGCGAACTGA
- a CDS encoding BlaI/MecI/CopY family transcriptional regulator: MAKSETKRPTDAELEILRVLWDRGPCTVRDVLDELSRTRDIGYTTVLKLMQIMTEKSLVARDESNRSHVYRACHKQGQTQRQLVADLMQRAFGGAADKLVMQALKLKKVSADDMAKIRKLLDDLED; encoded by the coding sequence ATGGCCAAGTCCGAGACAAAGCGGCCCACCGATGCCGAGCTGGAAATTCTTCGCGTCCTGTGGGACCGCGGGCCCTGCACGGTTCGCGATGTACTCGATGAACTGAGCCGCACGCGCGACATCGGTTACACCACGGTGTTGAAGTTGATGCAAATCATGACCGAGAAGTCGCTCGTGGCTCGCGACGAATCGAACCGTTCGCACGTCTACCGGGCCTGTCACAAACAGGGACAAACGCAGCGACAATTGGTTGCCGATCTGATGCAACGCGCCTTCGGGGGGGCCGCCGACAAACTGGTGATGCAGGCGTTGAAACTCAAAAAGGTCTCCGCGGACGATATGGCAAAAATCCGAAAACTCCTTGACGACTTGGAGGACTAG
- a CDS encoding M56 family metallopeptidase, whose amino-acid sequence MQALLTLLDHPLTDRIGWTLLHSVWLLAIVAAIVAAELFALRRHTAAVRYLAATIGLAVMALVPVTVYFNMTLDSPITSQVGNEFNRSGNIAVLDTEPMTASPPAIFIAAGNGGAAVSPSLATQFRPLLPGAVFLWACGVGLLSLRLIVMWRFVQRLRVRQTTPVSDAARAAFERVCHRMGLKRPVELLQSALVSVPTVVGYLRPVILLPASSLMGLDSRELEAILAHELAHVRRHDNLVNILQSIVEILLFFHPAVWWLSRRIRIERENCCDDMAVGIVGNQVAYARVLARIAELGSQPVGLAASANGGDLLARVRRLLIDSPRDSSPTSKWIGGLLSLSLIGCLAMVIAFSTHDSQAVADTQPEIKLTTKPQVETKSKAEPIRVADDPLVGEMSDAERRALAAEYKKLYQLPRVFVLQRIAPPFPKSRLAFYQELSDSQREAIPRGPGTMIFGFEDGDCLQWTLLPSGSNGMQLQAAARSLMGIYPQEIIFGEKSLEKLTITGDFSVDLDATSQLVLAQFEKTFNDQSEQKLSMKLQDIEREVYVARGEFKFKPINPDRKRIEIYGEPPNAVLTRNWIGRGELDEFLRWVGMWVEKPIVGDLDTSGIRDFVWGYNLGEFKKEDRQQAKEPELILKQVTEQTGLTFKKEKRKVRTLIVERKK is encoded by the coding sequence ATGCAAGCGCTACTCACGTTGCTGGATCATCCGCTGACCGACCGCATTGGCTGGACCTTATTGCACTCGGTCTGGTTGTTGGCCATTGTCGCCGCAATCGTCGCCGCCGAATTGTTCGCATTGCGGCGCCACACGGCTGCGGTGCGGTACCTTGCCGCGACGATTGGTTTGGCAGTGATGGCGCTTGTGCCGGTTACGGTTTATTTCAACATGACACTCGATTCCCCGATCACTAGCCAAGTTGGGAATGAATTCAATCGTAGTGGGAACATCGCAGTGCTCGATACCGAGCCAATGACCGCGAGTCCGCCCGCTATTTTTATTGCCGCTGGGAACGGTGGTGCGGCGGTTTCGCCGAGTCTCGCGACGCAATTCCGTCCGTTGCTTCCTGGGGCCGTTTTTCTGTGGGCCTGTGGAGTTGGCCTGTTGTCGCTACGGCTCATCGTGATGTGGCGGTTTGTGCAACGGCTGCGTGTGCGACAGACAACACCCGTGAGCGACGCCGCACGCGCGGCATTCGAGCGGGTTTGCCACCGCATGGGACTAAAGCGACCGGTCGAATTATTGCAGTCCGCGCTGGTCTCCGTGCCGACGGTGGTTGGGTATCTGCGACCGGTGATTTTATTACCAGCGAGTTCACTGATGGGTTTGGACAGCCGCGAACTGGAAGCCATTTTGGCGCACGAATTGGCTCATGTGCGCCGCCACGATAATTTGGTGAATATCCTGCAGAGCATCGTCGAGATCCTCTTATTCTTCCATCCAGCTGTCTGGTGGTTGTCGCGACGGATCCGCATCGAACGAGAAAACTGTTGCGACGACATGGCGGTTGGCATTGTCGGAAATCAAGTCGCCTACGCCCGCGTGCTGGCCCGCATTGCTGAATTGGGCAGCCAACCCGTGGGCCTGGCTGCCTCGGCCAACGGCGGCGATTTGCTGGCCCGCGTGCGACGGTTGTTGATCGACTCACCGCGAGATTCGTCGCCCACATCTAAGTGGATCGGCGGGTTACTTTCCCTATCGCTGATCGGGTGTCTGGCCATGGTGATTGCGTTTTCAACGCACGACTCGCAGGCGGTGGCCGATACCCAGCCTGAAATCAAGCTGACTACCAAACCTCAGGTTGAAACGAAAAGTAAGGCCGAACCAATACGGGTTGCCGATGATCCTCTCGTCGGCGAAATGAGTGATGCGGAGAGACGTGCGCTGGCGGCCGAATACAAAAAACTCTATCAATTACCCCGAGTATTCGTGCTCCAACGCATCGCACCACCCTTCCCCAAGAGTCGATTGGCGTTCTATCAAGAACTATCGGATAGTCAAAGAGAAGCCATTCCCCGGGGGCCGGGTACAATGATTTTTGGATTCGAAGATGGGGATTGTCTTCAATGGACTCTTCTTCCTTCCGGCAGCAACGGAATGCAATTGCAGGCGGCGGCCAGGAGTCTGATGGGGATTTATCCGCAGGAAATTATCTTCGGGGAAAAATCCCTGGAAAAACTCACTATCACCGGCGATTTCTCCGTGGACCTCGATGCGACTAGCCAGCTGGTGTTGGCTCAATTCGAGAAAACCTTCAATGACCAATCGGAACAGAAACTTTCGATGAAGCTCCAAGACATCGAACGAGAAGTTTATGTCGCCCGCGGAGAATTCAAATTCAAACCGATCAATCCGGACCGTAAACGAATTGAGATTTACGGCGAGCCGCCCAACGCAGTCCTAACGAGAAACTGGATTGGACGCGGTGAATTGGACGAGTTTTTGCGTTGGGTCGGGATGTGGGTCGAGAAGCCTATCGTCGGTGATTTGGACACTTCTGGAATTCGTGACTTTGTTTGGGGATACAATTTGGGGGAATTTAAGAAGGAAGATCGCCAACAGGCCAAGGAACCGGAGTTGATACTAAAACAGGTAACCGAGCAGACGGGGCTGACCTTCAAAAAGGAAAAACGCAAGGTGCGAACTCTCATCGTCGAGCGCAAGAAGTAG
- a CDS encoding MFS transporter: protein MCSAPALDVEPTAGIPTEPADAPPETSQRRVILAGLIGNVMEWYDFAVYGYLATVIGRLFFPDGNPAVSVIAAFGAFAAGFLVRPLGGLVFGRIGDLIGRRHALTLSVLAMAVPTVIMGLLPTYATIGMAAPILIVLLRIVQGLSVGGEYTSSLIFLAEHSRKNRRSQTAVWGMWGATAGCLLGSGVAALVSNLLSDSQLIAWGWRIPFLVGALVAITGFLLRRGIHAEAPACASKRPVRDTFGKHRLSVLKVALLNLSNGVSYYTAFVYSVTYMKSVDKFSEGVALNLNTVSMVVLLAVLPITAWISDRIGRRPLMIAGNLILTFGAIGLFHLMHSSDRMTIFLGEIGFVLAVGLIAGGVVAANVELMPATIRCTGLAFAYNASIGLFGGTTPLIAALLISMTDNPISPAWWVTGTGAISLVTVLFFVRETGHEPLS, encoded by the coding sequence ATGTGCTCCGCTCCTGCTTTGGACGTCGAACCAACTGCCGGCATACCTACTGAGCCTGCCGATGCTCCTCCCGAGACATCGCAGCGACGGGTGATTCTTGCGGGGCTGATCGGCAATGTCATGGAGTGGTATGACTTTGCGGTGTATGGCTATCTGGCCACCGTGATTGGTCGGCTGTTTTTTCCCGACGGCAATCCTGCAGTCTCAGTAATCGCCGCCTTTGGCGCGTTTGCTGCGGGGTTCTTGGTGCGGCCGCTGGGGGGGCTCGTGTTTGGGCGGATCGGTGACTTGATCGGTCGCCGGCACGCGCTGACCCTCTCCGTATTGGCGATGGCTGTTCCGACAGTGATCATGGGACTGCTGCCGACCTATGCCACGATCGGCATGGCGGCGCCGATTTTGATTGTGTTATTGCGGATCGTGCAAGGGCTTTCCGTCGGGGGCGAATATACCAGTTCCCTGATTTTCTTAGCCGAGCATTCTCGAAAAAATCGACGGTCGCAAACTGCGGTCTGGGGCATGTGGGGCGCCACGGCGGGCTGCTTGCTCGGTTCGGGTGTGGCGGCGTTGGTTTCTAATCTGCTGAGCGATTCGCAACTCATTGCTTGGGGTTGGCGGATTCCGTTCTTGGTCGGCGCGCTGGTGGCAATCACCGGGTTTCTGCTTCGCCGCGGCATTCATGCAGAAGCTCCGGCCTGCGCTAGCAAGCGACCGGTGCGGGATACCTTCGGTAAGCATCGACTGTCCGTGTTGAAGGTGGCCCTGCTGAATTTGAGTAACGGCGTGAGTTACTACACGGCGTTTGTGTATTCCGTGACGTACATGAAATCGGTCGATAAGTTTTCCGAAGGCGTGGCGCTGAATTTGAACACGGTCAGCATGGTGGTGCTGTTGGCCGTGTTGCCGATCACAGCTTGGATATCCGACCGCATCGGCCGCCGCCCATTGATGATCGCCGGCAATTTGATTCTGACCTTCGGAGCAATCGGGTTGTTTCACCTGATGCACAGCAGTGATCGGATGACGATTTTCTTAGGCGAGATCGGTTTTGTCCTGGCAGTCGGCCTGATCGCCGGGGGCGTGGTCGCAGCCAACGTCGAACTGATGCCGGCAACCATCCGCTGCACGGGATTGGCCTTCGCTTACAACGCCTCGATCGGGTTGTTTGGCGGGACGACACCGTTGATCGCGGCGCTGTTGATCTCCATGACCGACAATCCAATCTCCCCCGCCTGGTGGGTGACGGGGACCGGGGCGATCTCGCTGGTGACGGTGCTGTTCTTTGTAAGAGAGACGGGGCACGAACCGTTGTCGTAG